From the Musa acuminata AAA Group cultivar baxijiao chromosome BXJ3-7, Cavendish_Baxijiao_AAA, whole genome shotgun sequence genome, one window contains:
- the LOC135643122 gene encoding probable protein phosphatase 2C 44 has translation MKKSEFFNIIKSAACLKSSADTGKGQSKLSSTKVSHGFHLVKGKSGHDMEDYHVAQYSYENNHELGLFAIFDGHMGDSVPSYLKANLFNNILEEPLFWKDPQSAIMNAYCSTNKSILENSKQLGPGGSTAVTAIVIDGKDLWIANIGDSRAVLCERGAANQLTVDHEPHVERSRIEKQGGFVTTFPGDVPRVNGQLAVARAFGDQSLQAHLSSEPDVRRVPIDFTMEFVILASDGLWKVLKNQEAVDLIKSIKDPRAAAKRLTTEALARKSKDDISCIVIRFQC, from the exons AGTGCGGCATGTCTCAAGTCATCTGCTGATACTGGGAAAGGACAGAGTAAGCTGTCGAGTACTAAAGTATCACATGGATTCCATTTGGTGAAAGGGAAATCAGGTCACGACATGGAAGACTACCATGTGGCTCAATATAGCTATGAGAACAATCATGAGCTAGGTCTATTTGCTATTTTTGATGGCCATATGGGAGATAGTGTACCGAGTTACTTGAAAGCCAACCTTTTCAACAATATACTCGAAGAG CCTTTGTTCTGGAAAGATCCTCAATCAGCAATAATGAATGCTTACTGCTCCACAAATAAATCtattcttgaaaattcaaaacagCTGGGGCCTGGGGGTTCAACTGCAGTGACAGCAATTGTAATTGATGGCAAAGACTTGTGGATAGCAAACATAGGTGACTCCAGAGCTGTCCTGTGTGAAAGAGGTGCTGCTAATCAACTGACTGTTGATCATGAGCCCCATGTTGAGCGAAGTAGGATTGAAAAGCAAGGGGGTTTTGTGACGACTTTTCCGG GTGATGTTCCTCGAGTCAATGGCCAACTTGCAGTTGCAAGGGCTTTTGGTGATCAAAGCCTCCAGGCACATTTAAGTTCAGAACCCGATGTAAGACGCGTGCCAATAGACTTCACAATGGAGTTTGTTATACTTGCAAGTGATGGACTGTGGAAG GTACTGAAGAACCAGGAAGCTGTTGACCTTATAAAATCCATAAAGGATCCCCGGGCTGCAGCAAAACGTTTGACGACAGAGGCCTTGGCGAGGAAAAGCAAAGATGACATTTCCTGCATCGTGATTCGTTTCCAATGCTGA